Proteins encoded together in one Jaculus jaculus isolate mJacJac1 chromosome 7, mJacJac1.mat.Y.cur, whole genome shotgun sequence window:
- the LOC101606119 gene encoding cholesterol 24-hydroxylase isoform X2 — MFLDWAKKYGPVVRINVFHKTSVIVTSPESVKKFLMSTKYNKDSKMYRAIQTVFGERLFGRGLVSECDYERWHKQRRVMDLAFSRSSLVSLMETFNEKAEQLLEILEAKADGQTPVSMQDMLTCATIDILAKAAFGMETSMLLGAQKPLSQAVKVMLEGISASRNTLAKFMPGKRKQLREIRESIRLLRQVGKDWVQRRREALKRGEDVPADILTQILKAEEGAQGDEVLLDNFVTFFIAGHETSANHLAFTVMELSRQPEIVARLQAEVDEVVGSKRHLDVEDLGRLQYLSQVLKESLRLYPPAWGTFRLLEEETLIDGVRVPGNTPLLFSTYVMGRMDTYFEDPLTFNPDRFGPGAPKPRFTYFPFSLGHRSCIGQQFAQMEAKVLMAKLLQRIEFRLVPGQRFGLQEQATLKPLDPVLCTLRPRGWQPAPPPPPC; from the exons ATGTTTTTGGATTG GGCTAAGAAGTACGGACCGGTTGTGCGAATCAATGTCTTCCACAAAACCTCAGTCATCGTCACGAGCCCTGAATCTGTCAAG AAGTTCCTGATGTCAACCAAGTACAACAAGGACTCGAAGATGTACCGTGCTATCCAGACAGTGTTCGGTGAGAG ACTGTTTGGTCGGGGCTTGGTGTCTGAATGCGACTATGAGCGTTGGCACAAGCAGAGAAGAGTCATGGACTTGGCCTTCAGCCGCAG CTCCTTGGTCAGCCTGATGGAGACTTTCAACGAGAAGGCCGAGCAGCTGCTGGAGATCCTCGAAGCCAAGGCCGATGGGCAGACCCCGGTGTCCATGCAGGACATGCTGACCTGCGCCACCATCGACATCCTGGCCAAG GCAGCTTTTGGGATGGAGACGAGCATGCTGCTGGGTGCACAGAAGCCTCTGTCCCAGGCAGTGAAGGTGATGCTGGAAGGCATCAGCGCGTCTCGCAACACCCTGGCCAAG TTCATGCCAGGAAAGAGGAAACAGCTGCGCGAGATCCGGGAGAGCATCCGCCTTCTGCGCCAGGTGGGCAAGGACTGGGTGCAGCGCCGCCGGGAGGCGCTCAAGAGGGGCGAGGATGTGCCCGCAGACATTCTCACGCAGATTCTCAAAG CTGAAGAGGGGGCCCAGGGGGACGAGGTCCTGCTGGACAACTTCGTCACCTTCTTCATTGCTG GTCATGAGACTTCTGCCAACCACTTGGCTTTCACAGTGATGGAGCTGTCTCGCCAGCCCGAGATCGTGGCAAG GCTGCAGGCTGAGGTGGACGAGGTGGTCGGTTCTAAGAGGCACCTGGATGTTGAGGACCTGGGGAGACTACAGTACCTGTCCCAG GTCCTCAAAGAGTCATTGAGGTTGTACCCGCCAGCATGGGGCACCTTTCGCCTACTGGAGGAGGAGACCTTGATTGATGGGGTCAGAGTCCCTGGCAACACCCCTCTCTTG TTCAGCACCTATGTCATGGGGCGGATGGACACCTACTTTGAGGACCCGCTGACTTTCAACCCTGACCGCTTTGGACCCGGAGCGCCCAA GCCTCGGTTCACCTACTTCCCCTTCTCCCTGGGCCACCGCTCCTGTATCGGACAGCAGTTTGCTCAG ATGGAGGCGAAGGTGCTCATGGCCAAGCTGTTGCAGAGGATCGAGTTCCGGCTCGTGCCTGGACAGCGCTTTGGGCTGCAGGAACAGGCCACGCTCAAGCCACTGGACCCAGTGCTGTGCACCCTGCGGCCTCGAGGATGGCAGCctgcgcccccgcccccgccctgtTGA
- the LOC101606119 gene encoding cholesterol 24-hydroxylase isoform X1, whose product MSPGLLLLGSAVLLAFGLCCTFVHRARSRYEHIPGPPRPSFLLGHLPYFWKKDEVCGRVLQDMFLDWAKKYGPVVRINVFHKTSVIVTSPESVKKFLMSTKYNKDSKMYRAIQTVFGERLFGRGLVSECDYERWHKQRRVMDLAFSRSSLVSLMETFNEKAEQLLEILEAKADGQTPVSMQDMLTCATIDILAKAAFGMETSMLLGAQKPLSQAVKVMLEGISASRNTLAKFMPGKRKQLREIRESIRLLRQVGKDWVQRRREALKRGEDVPADILTQILKAEEGAQGDEVLLDNFVTFFIAGHETSANHLAFTVMELSRQPEIVARLQAEVDEVVGSKRHLDVEDLGRLQYLSQVLKESLRLYPPAWGTFRLLEEETLIDGVRVPGNTPLLFSTYVMGRMDTYFEDPLTFNPDRFGPGAPKPRFTYFPFSLGHRSCIGQQFAQMEAKVLMAKLLQRIEFRLVPGQRFGLQEQATLKPLDPVLCTLRPRGWQPAPPPPPC is encoded by the exons ATGAGCCCTGGGCTGCTGCTGCTCGGCAGCGCCGTCCTGCTCGCCTTCGGCCTCTGCTGCACCTTCGTGCATCGCGCTCGCAGCCGCTATGAGCACATCCCCGGGCCGCCGCGGCCCAG CTTCCTCCTAGGACACCTCCCCTACTTTTGGAAAAAGGATGAGGTTTGTGGCCGTGTTCTCCAAGATATGTTTTTGGATTG GGCTAAGAAGTACGGACCGGTTGTGCGAATCAATGTCTTCCACAAAACCTCAGTCATCGTCACGAGCCCTGAATCTGTCAAG AAGTTCCTGATGTCAACCAAGTACAACAAGGACTCGAAGATGTACCGTGCTATCCAGACAGTGTTCGGTGAGAG ACTGTTTGGTCGGGGCTTGGTGTCTGAATGCGACTATGAGCGTTGGCACAAGCAGAGAAGAGTCATGGACTTGGCCTTCAGCCGCAG CTCCTTGGTCAGCCTGATGGAGACTTTCAACGAGAAGGCCGAGCAGCTGCTGGAGATCCTCGAAGCCAAGGCCGATGGGCAGACCCCGGTGTCCATGCAGGACATGCTGACCTGCGCCACCATCGACATCCTGGCCAAG GCAGCTTTTGGGATGGAGACGAGCATGCTGCTGGGTGCACAGAAGCCTCTGTCCCAGGCAGTGAAGGTGATGCTGGAAGGCATCAGCGCGTCTCGCAACACCCTGGCCAAG TTCATGCCAGGAAAGAGGAAACAGCTGCGCGAGATCCGGGAGAGCATCCGCCTTCTGCGCCAGGTGGGCAAGGACTGGGTGCAGCGCCGCCGGGAGGCGCTCAAGAGGGGCGAGGATGTGCCCGCAGACATTCTCACGCAGATTCTCAAAG CTGAAGAGGGGGCCCAGGGGGACGAGGTCCTGCTGGACAACTTCGTCACCTTCTTCATTGCTG GTCATGAGACTTCTGCCAACCACTTGGCTTTCACAGTGATGGAGCTGTCTCGCCAGCCCGAGATCGTGGCAAG GCTGCAGGCTGAGGTGGACGAGGTGGTCGGTTCTAAGAGGCACCTGGATGTTGAGGACCTGGGGAGACTACAGTACCTGTCCCAG GTCCTCAAAGAGTCATTGAGGTTGTACCCGCCAGCATGGGGCACCTTTCGCCTACTGGAGGAGGAGACCTTGATTGATGGGGTCAGAGTCCCTGGCAACACCCCTCTCTTG TTCAGCACCTATGTCATGGGGCGGATGGACACCTACTTTGAGGACCCGCTGACTTTCAACCCTGACCGCTTTGGACCCGGAGCGCCCAA GCCTCGGTTCACCTACTTCCCCTTCTCCCTGGGCCACCGCTCCTGTATCGGACAGCAGTTTGCTCAG ATGGAGGCGAAGGTGCTCATGGCCAAGCTGTTGCAGAGGATCGAGTTCCGGCTCGTGCCTGGACAGCGCTTTGGGCTGCAGGAACAGGCCACGCTCAAGCCACTGGACCCAGTGCTGTGCACCCTGCGGCCTCGAGGATGGCAGCctgcgcccccgcccccgccctgtTGA